The DNA window ATGTCGTACACGGTGCAGAACGGCCGCCTGGTCCTGATGAACAAGGATCAACTGAGTCAGTAACGGCGAGAGCAGGACCCGTTCATCAGCCAGACACCGACCTCCTGCCAGGGAATGGATCAAGTGGAGCTATGGCCCAGAGAGGAATGGCGTTGAACAGACTACGGAGCGAACCGTCTGAGTGGACAACTCTGCATGCGGGGTTGTCGCCGTTCAGCAGTTCGGTTCGCCATCCGGCCTGGCGTCGCAGACTTCCGGTAGTGCGTTAGGCGGCGATTCGGCGTTGAGACTGCGGAACGCTTCCAGAAACGCCGACGGTTCCCTCGCCCCCGATAGCACCACGCTGTCGTTGATGATGAAGAGAGGCACGCCTTGCACGCCGGCCCGGCGCGCCTGATCTTCCTCGTCCTGGACCGCCGCCAGACCATCGCTGCTTTCCAGAAATGCTTCCGTTCGGCGCCGATCAAGCCCGCCCTGGCTCGCCAGATCAAGCAGGCATGAATTGCTGGTGAGATCCTGCCCCTCGGTAAAGTACGCTCGGAATAACGTTTCCACTACGGCATCTTGTACGCCTTCCTGATCGGCCAGCCAGATCAGCCGGTGGGCGTTGAGGGTGTTTGGCGTCTTTTCGATGTTGTCGAAACGGAAGGAAATTCCTTCGGCCTGTCCTGCTTCCGCCACCGTGGCATCCAATGCAAGCGACCGCTCCCAGCTGCCAAATTTGTTGGAGCGATACTCTTTCCGGCTAATCCCTTTTATCGGCATCGTCGGATTGAGCTGGAAAGGACGCCAGCGAACCCGGACATCTTCACGACCCGCGAGGGCGATGGCTCTTTCCATTCGTCGCTTGCCAATGTAGCACCAGGGACAGATGACATCGGAAATCACGTCAATGTTCAAAGTCATGGAGTTTCTCCCAGGCATATGATAACCCCATCGACAAAGTCAGACACCCTTCAGGTCCTTGGGTCCGTCTATGATCTAGCTGCGAAGGCAAGGATTCATCGAGGAGCCCCCCACTTCCCGCAAAATTACGGCTCCTTCGGCGTCGAAATGTTTTGCGGAAGGTTGTTTTCATTGCTAGTCTAATGGGGGGTCGAATTCTTGCCTGAAGGTCCAGGGAAGGGAACCGCCTGTTCAACCCTCGCCGTGGGTAAAGGCCAGCGACCCATCCGCATCGACCATGCTGCGGAAAGCAGCAAAGACGCCCACTGCAAACACTCCCTGCTCCCCGTCATCGAACCAGCAGGAATTTGGTTATGCCAGCTGACTGCCCCAGCGACCAGCAATTACTCGACTTCTGTCTGGGAAACTGCAACGTCGAGATGCTCGACCGCGTGGCGGAGCACCTGGAGGCTTGCCAGCTTTGCGAACAGCGACTCCAGCAACTGGAAGAAGTCCCCGACGGACTCCTCGATCGCCTGGCCAAAGAAGCTCCCTCGGCGATCGCCGCCAACATCCAGGAGCTTGACCAGTTGCTGGCGAATGTCGAACGCAACATGCCCCTGCAGGGTTCCTTCGTCGACGTTGAGGAGGACGCGGACCATCAGTTAAGCTCCACGATCGATTTAGGGTCGGACACGCATGACGGCAAGAAACGGCCGCCGACGCCACCCATTGCGTTTGACCTGCCGCCGATACCTAACTACGAATTCCTCGAATTCCTGGGACGCGGCGGTATGGGAGTCGTCGTCAAGGCGCGACAAGTGAACTTGCATCGTGAGGTGGCGATCAAGTTTCCCAAACGCTTGCCCGATGAAGGGGACAGCGACCGATTTCTCCGCGAGGCTCGCGCGGCCGGGCGACTGCGTCACCCCCATATCTGCCCGATCTACGAGGTGGGCGAGTGCGAAGGAAGGCCCTACCTGGTGATGGCCTACATCCAAGGCGGCACGCTCCGGGCATGGTCCAGGCAGGAACACACCATGCGTGAGTCGGCGGAAATGGTGGCTTGTCTGGCGCACGGGGTGGAATTCGCCCACCAACAGAACGTCATCCATCGAGATCTGAAGCCGGACAACGTTCTGGTCGATGCGCATAACGGGATGCCGGTGCTGACCGATTTTGGCCTGGCCAAAGAACTCGATGTACAAGCGGACGCCATGACCCAAACCGGCCAGGTCATGGGGACGGCGGCTTACATGGCGCCGGAACAGGCCGCAGGCCGCACCTCGGAAGTCGGCCGCCTGTCCGATGTGTATTCGCTGGGAGCCATTCTCTACGAATTGCTCTGCAAGAAGCCCCCGTTTACCGGCCCCCTGGGCGAAGTGCTGCGCCAGGTGCAAACCGAGGAACCGACGGCCCCAAGGCGTTTGACGCCCAGCATCCATCGCGACATGGAAACGATCTGCTTGAAAGCCTTGAGCAAGTCGCCTTCCGCTCGCTACGCTTCCGCAGGCGAGATGGCGGAGGATCTGGAGCGATTTTCTCGAGGCGAATCGATCGTGGCGCGACGCGAGTCGCTGGCCCGGCGAACGATCAGGCATCTAAAAAGGCAGCGGCAGTTATACGCCATTTCCGCCATACTGCTCATTGTGGCGGCCATGGTCGTATCGTTTTTTGGCCGGACGTCGATTCTTAGTACGCGGAAAGCACTTGTCGCCGACCTGCAGCGACAACTCAACGACGGCGTGAATCTGCCGCCTGATCAATGGCGTGGAAATCACATCGAGAGCCTGCGTTCGCTGAATTCGCAACTGGACGCAATCGATCCGGAAAGCCGCAGCCAGCGGCAAACCGATCTCGAAGATTCCCTGGCGCGAGCCATTTACCTGTCCTTCAACGAATCGGCCCGGATTGAACCGGCGGATGAAGCGCGGATTCGCAATCTCCTGACAATCCTGCAGGAAGCGGCGCCGACGCGAGCGCAGGAACTGGAGGCAGGACTGGAAAGGCGACTGCAACGCCCCGAACTGGTATTCGAACTGACCCGTCCGGTCCTGCCAGGCGATCCGAGTTATCAACTGGAAAAGCACGCCTGCCGCGGCAACGTCGAACTGATCGCCCAGTTTGGCGCCGAGTGGAGCAAGACGAGTCGTGTGGGGCTGATCCTTAATGCAGGCACGCGGCAACAGTACGAGTTTCTTCTTTCCACCTTGTCCGAGCTCGACGCTCACCAGACATCGCTGACTTTCGACCAGTCGAGCGGCCGCGGTGAGCCGGCCCGATTGCTGATTCAGCGTCGCGAGGGCTCCAGCACCGTGGTGCTGCGCGACGTAGCCGTCGACCTCGCGGAACTTCGGGGGAAACCACTGCGGATGAAGGCGGCGCGCGAGGGCCAGCGGTTATCGCTCTGGGTGGCGCAGCTGGAACCGGTCGAATTTGAAGACCTGTTTCCGGCCAATCCCACCGATCACGGGGTGTTCTCGCTGGTCTGGTCCCAGCCGGTTCCGCTGCTCAGTGTCCGCGCGTATCGTCAAACCCGACCGGCGGCGTCGAGTCCTTTGTTGACGGGAGATCTGGCATTCGTCGACGGCGATTTTGATACCGCGTTGGCGGAGTACCGCCGTCAGCAAGTATCCGCCGACCTGGACATTCGACGCGAAGTAATGTTCAAACAGGGTTTATGCCATCTGCATCTCAAAGATCCTGACTCGGCGAGAAATCTGTTTGACAGCACCATCTCGCAGCGACGCAGCGGCGATGATTCCTGGGCCATTCGTGCGGCCTGTCAGCTCTGGTTATTGGAGCTGAAGCTGGACAACCAGGACGCCGCCGGCAAACGCTTCTCTCAATTGCGAGCCATGCGCCAGGGTTTGACGTTCGCCGCGTTGGCTTCCCTGATTCCTGCTTCGGACCGAAGTGAGATTCTCAGTCGCTACGGAACCACGGAAGACTGGCTGTTTTTCTCGCCGCGCACCGTGGAGAACATCGAGCGGGTGCGCGATGTTTACCAGTTACTGGATACGGGGGAATCCCTGCAGTCGGCCATCACGGCGCAGCTGGTCAAGGCGTACCACATGGATGGTCGCGAAGAAGACGCTCGCCGCCTTTGCGAAGAAGCCCTGGAACACTTCCACGAGATGCTGCAGCAGCATCACGGGTTTGCCATGGTCTTTCTGGAGCAATACGGTTGGCTGATGCACAACCAGGGCGAGGAAAGCTGCCGCCAGGCTTTGCAAATGATCGATCGTTTTATGCTGGACAAACAGGGCGACGTGCGCACGCCAGGATGGCATTGGCTACTGGTCGAGCGCGCTCGCCTGCACGCAGCACTAGGCGAACTGGAGCAGGCGGACAAAGATCTTCAAATGTTTTATTCGTATCGAGTATTTGAAAACGACGAATATCATGTCTATCTTTCCGCCGGCCTGCTGCATGGTTTCGTGAAGGAAGCACAAGGATTCCCGCAAGAAGGCGTCAAGGTCTGGAAAGACACGCTCCTCAGTGAAGGTTATGAAAATAAAGCGATCGGGAGCAGCTTTGCTCCCCTGGTGAGCCGTTCGATTATGGCTGCTTTGACCGATCAGGTAACGGATCGTGAAATGGATTACCTCATCGATTGGTTGCTCGGCGTGGTACCGCGGGGCAGCAAACTCTACCTTGGCCTCGCCATGGCCCGTTGGCCCATTTCGCCGGTGAAATCGATACTGCGTCCTGTGGCTCAGCAAATGTGGCAATCGGAAACAGCCCGTGAAATTGCACGACGCGTCGCGTTTCGCACTTTTTCGTATCGCGACTACCTTTACGAACCGATCTATCTGGGAGGCTTGTCGCTGCTCCAGCAGAAAGTCTTCGGCGGCGTCGCGTCGCCCCTGCAGCAAGAGTTATGTCTGACGCTCATGCGAGACGCCCATGCCGCGATCGCACAGGACCGCAGGTTGCGGGATCACATGCAGACGATCGGGGAATTGGTCCTGGTCAATCCTTCGATTTCCACCTGGGATGCGATCCGTCCCGAGTTTAGCGACTACCCTGAGATACAAGCCGCGATTTCCTACCTCTGCGGAAAGCGTTGCCAGGGACGGGGGATGTCCGAGGAAGCCCAGGCCTTCTTCATGGCGGCCCTGGAAACGGCTCCCGCAGATTCCCTGGCCCACCAGCTAACCGTGGCTGAAGTACCCGAATAGCCCAGGCTCGTTCCCGCGGGCCGCGAGTCCAAGTCCTCCGTGCATGCCCTTGATAACGTGCGGCCAGGTTTGTTTCCCTGCGGCCAGATTGCTAAACTACGCTCCACGCCTTTTCAAGTGTTCCCATCCAGACTGGCCTCTCTCCTCGTTGTGTAGTGCCCGATGGACGACTCTCATCTTTTGCCTCCCAACCACCTCAACGCCACCAACTCGCGTTTGTTGAGCGCCGCCCGAGCGGACGATCCCGACTCCTGGCGGGAATTGACAGGCATCTATTCGCCGGTGGTGCGATTCTGGATCACGCGGGCGGGAATTCGCAGCAAGAGTGATGTCGCGGACATTCTGCAGGATGTGTTTATTGCGGTTGCAAACAATCTCAGAACCTTTCAAAGGGAGCAAGGAATCGCGAAGTTTCGCGCCTGGCTGAAAGCAGTAACCCAGAGCAAGATCAACGATCATTTTCGCGGTAAAGGAAAGCATCCCGACGCCGTAGGCGGTTCGGCGGCTGCGTTTCAATTGGGCAACTTGCCAGCAAAACAGAGCGAGGAAGAATCCGACGGCGCCGCAGAGAACGAATGGGAACAGCCGGAGAAAACCATCCTGACCCAGGCGGCGCTGGCTTCGCTGCGATCGGAATTTCGTGAGAATACCTGGAAGGCGTTCTGGCGGACCGCCGTCGATGGCTGCAATGCGACCGAGGTCGCCGATGAACTGGGCGTCTCCTCAGCATCGGTCCGAAAAGCAAAATCCCGAGTGCTCCAACGATTGCGTGAGGTCCTGGCCGAATTAGGCCTGGAATAATCAGGACGCAATACAACGCCATCGCGTAAAGACGACTAAACGGAGAGTTCGCCTGCTTTCGCCCTTTGCCAACCAGGCGGATCGGTTCGCTAACAAGCTGGCCAGCCAAGGACGGCGATTGAGGACCGTCCCGGGCGCCTCTGCCCTTTCTTTCTTCCTGCGATTCTGGCTGTCGGGCGTTTTGCCCGGAAGCTAATTCAACTGCCAGATGGCGAAGTTCAGCACGCTGGCAAAGGTGACCCAGGCCAGGTACGGCGTCATTAGCCACCCGGCGATTCGGCTCGACCGAAAGAACGCGATCGTCGTCAGGGCAATCGCGATCCACAGGAACAGGATTTCTGCAAACGCCCAGCCAGGCTGGTGCAGTCCGAAAAATATCCAGGACCAGGCGACGTTCAAAACCAGCTGCACGCCAAACAGCGCCAGCGGTGCGGCCGTTTGCCGGAAACCAGCCGACCTCCCGACCAGCCAGGCTGCGATCGCCATCAACAGGTACAGCGTGGTCCAGACCGGACCAAACACGGCGTCAGGCGGATTCCAGGAAGGTTTTTCGATCGTCGCATACCAGCCTTTAATCTCCGGCGTGGTGGCGATGGCGCCCAGCCCGCCGGCTCCCAGGCAGACGAAGATTGAAACGACCAGTCCTGCCAGTTGGCGGAACCAACGGGAACGCCCGGTCGGAGGATTTTTCTCGGTCACGGTGACTATCTCCAGCGGGATCCACTCAGACGGCAGGCCCAACTTCCAGCGGGCCGTTTCCTCGACCTCTTGGCACTTTACCCGGGCGGAGGGGCCGAAAGGGCGGCGAATTCCTCATCGGACAGCGGCGTCTGTGCGGCGGCGACGTTCTCTTCCAGGTGCGTGATCGAAGTCGTCCCCGGGATAGCGATGATGTTCGGCGAACGTTGCAGCAGCCACGCCAGGGCGTTCGCCTTTCCTGCCAGGGGCGCCTCGGGGGCGAACGGCTGGGCCGCCAGCGGCCCCCAGGGCAAATAGGCGATCTGATTCTCGGCGCAGTAGTCAATGACCGGATCGTCGGCCCTTTCCAGCAGATTATAACGGTTCTGCACCGAGACGATCGGAACGATGCCGCGAGCCTCTTCGATCTGGGCGAGCGTCACGTTCGACAGTCCCACATGCCGCACCTTCCCGGCCTGTCGCAGCTCGGCCAGGGCGCCAACGCTCTCCGCCAGCGGCACGTTCGGGTCCGGTCGATGCAGCTGGTACAGGTCGATACGCTCCACCTTGAGCAGTCGCAAGCTCTCCTCACAACGCCGGCGCAACTGCTCCGGTCGACCGTCGGCAAACACCTTATCGGGCGCGGTTTTCTCAACGCCGGATTTCGTGGCGACAACCACGCCCGGCGGAAACGGCGCCAGCGCGTCGCCGATCAACTCCTCGTTGCAGGAAGGGCCATAGGCATGGGCCGTGTCGATGAAGTTGATCCCCAGTTCCAGAGCCCGGCGAAGCAGGCGTTTGCCAGCTTCCCAGTCGGGATAACGGCCGAAATTCCCCGGCTGCGCGCACAGACGCATCGCTCCATAACCAAGGCGATGAACGGGCAAATCCCCGCCTAGCAGGAAGGTCGTTTCCATGGTGTCTCCGTAAGCTTTCAATTTCCAGGCGAACCGCTTTCCTCCAGGAGACTCGCCGGGACCGATTCGATCAACCCCCTGTTTCGCAGGACGGCAGTCCTCTGATCTCTCCAACTCGCGACCCCTTGTCAAGGTTCCGCGCTCTGCTGAGCCGCCAACCGGCCCATGGTAGACTGGCTATTGTTTCGACGCTTGTCCGTTGCTCTTTTTTCTCCGCTGGTTCCTGCCGAAAGAGATCCCCATGGAGACGATACGTCGCTGGCGCTGTGCTGCATTCCCCGTCGGGTTGGCGCTGC is part of the Lignipirellula cremea genome and encodes:
- a CDS encoding TspO/MBR family protein, translating into MTEKNPPTGRSRWFRQLAGLVVSIFVCLGAGGLGAIATTPEIKGWYATIEKPSWNPPDAVFGPVWTTLYLLMAIAAWLVGRSAGFRQTAAPLALFGVQLVLNVAWSWIFFGLHQPGWAFAEILFLWIAIALTTIAFFRSSRIAGWLMTPYLAWVTFASVLNFAIWQLN
- a CDS encoding DsbA family oxidoreductase, yielding MTLNIDVISDVICPWCYIGKRRMERAIALAGREDVRVRWRPFQLNPTMPIKGISRKEYRSNKFGSWERSLALDATVAEAGQAEGISFRFDNIEKTPNTLNAHRLIWLADQEGVQDAVVETLFRAYFTEGQDLTSNSCLLDLASQGGLDRRRTEAFLESSDGLAAVQDEEDQARRAGVQGVPLFIINDSVVLSGAREPSAFLEAFRSLNAESPPNALPEVCDARPDGEPNC
- a CDS encoding RNA polymerase sigma factor, with translation MDDSHLLPPNHLNATNSRLLSAARADDPDSWRELTGIYSPVVRFWITRAGIRSKSDVADILQDVFIAVANNLRTFQREQGIAKFRAWLKAVTQSKINDHFRGKGKHPDAVGGSAAAFQLGNLPAKQSEEESDGAAENEWEQPEKTILTQAALASLRSEFRENTWKAFWRTAVDGCNATEVADELGVSSASVRKAKSRVLQRLREVLAELGLE
- a CDS encoding aldo/keto reductase, producing the protein METTFLLGGDLPVHRLGYGAMRLCAQPGNFGRYPDWEAGKRLLRRALELGINFIDTAHAYGPSCNEELIGDALAPFPPGVVVATKSGVEKTAPDKVFADGRPEQLRRRCEESLRLLKVERIDLYQLHRPDPNVPLAESVGALAELRQAGKVRHVGLSNVTLAQIEEARGIVPIVSVQNRYNLLERADDPVIDYCAENQIAYLPWGPLAAQPFAPEAPLAGKANALAWLLQRSPNIIAIPGTTSITHLEENVAAAQTPLSDEEFAALSAPPPG
- a CDS encoding serine/threonine protein kinase; its protein translation is MPADCPSDQQLLDFCLGNCNVEMLDRVAEHLEACQLCEQRLQQLEEVPDGLLDRLAKEAPSAIAANIQELDQLLANVERNMPLQGSFVDVEEDADHQLSSTIDLGSDTHDGKKRPPTPPIAFDLPPIPNYEFLEFLGRGGMGVVVKARQVNLHREVAIKFPKRLPDEGDSDRFLREARAAGRLRHPHICPIYEVGECEGRPYLVMAYIQGGTLRAWSRQEHTMRESAEMVACLAHGVEFAHQQNVIHRDLKPDNVLVDAHNGMPVLTDFGLAKELDVQADAMTQTGQVMGTAAYMAPEQAAGRTSEVGRLSDVYSLGAILYELLCKKPPFTGPLGEVLRQVQTEEPTAPRRLTPSIHRDMETICLKALSKSPSARYASAGEMAEDLERFSRGESIVARRESLARRTIRHLKRQRQLYAISAILLIVAAMVVSFFGRTSILSTRKALVADLQRQLNDGVNLPPDQWRGNHIESLRSLNSQLDAIDPESRSQRQTDLEDSLARAIYLSFNESARIEPADEARIRNLLTILQEAAPTRAQELEAGLERRLQRPELVFELTRPVLPGDPSYQLEKHACRGNVELIAQFGAEWSKTSRVGLILNAGTRQQYEFLLSTLSELDAHQTSLTFDQSSGRGEPARLLIQRREGSSTVVLRDVAVDLAELRGKPLRMKAAREGQRLSLWVAQLEPVEFEDLFPANPTDHGVFSLVWSQPVPLLSVRAYRQTRPAASSPLLTGDLAFVDGDFDTALAEYRRQQVSADLDIRREVMFKQGLCHLHLKDPDSARNLFDSTISQRRSGDDSWAIRAACQLWLLELKLDNQDAAGKRFSQLRAMRQGLTFAALASLIPASDRSEILSRYGTTEDWLFFSPRTVENIERVRDVYQLLDTGESLQSAITAQLVKAYHMDGREEDARRLCEEALEHFHEMLQQHHGFAMVFLEQYGWLMHNQGEESCRQALQMIDRFMLDKQGDVRTPGWHWLLVERARLHAALGELEQADKDLQMFYSYRVFENDEYHVYLSAGLLHGFVKEAQGFPQEGVKVWKDTLLSEGYENKAIGSSFAPLVSRSIMAALTDQVTDREMDYLIDWLLGVVPRGSKLYLGLAMARWPISPVKSILRPVAQQMWQSETAREIARRVAFRTFSYRDYLYEPIYLGGLSLLQQKVFGGVASPLQQELCLTLMRDAHAAIAQDRRLRDHMQTIGELVLVNPSISTWDAIRPEFSDYPEIQAAISYLCGKRCQGRGMSEEAQAFFMAALETAPADSLAHQLTVAEVPE